A portion of the Equus quagga isolate Etosha38 chromosome 17, UCLA_HA_Equagga_1.0, whole genome shotgun sequence genome contains these proteins:
- the LOC124229196 gene encoding olfactory receptor 1S1-like, translated as MHQGNQTTISEFFLLGLSNQPEQQKLLFVLFLGMYLVTVVGNGLIILVISLDSYLHTPMYIFLANLSFADISSISTSVPKMLMNIQTKSQSISYESCITQMYFALMSVTIDNFLLGAMAYDHFVAICHPLNYMTIMQKKLCILLTVIPWVLSNIVALTHTLLLLRLVFCDSNTLPHFFCDLALLLKLSCSDTMINELVLFIVGLSVITFPFAIIFFSYICIVRAVLRISSTEGKWKAFSTCGSHLTVVLLFYGTIVGVYFFPSSTHHDDRDKIGAVLFTVVTPMVNPFIYSLRNKDMKGALRKLISRKSFLPLMP; from the coding sequence ATGCATCAAGGAAACCAAACCACCATCTCTGAATTCTTCCTCCTGGGACTCTCCAACCAACCTGAGCAGCAGAAGCTCCTCTTTGTGCTTTTCCTGGGTATGTACCTGGTCACTGTGGTTGGGAATGGGCTCATCATTCTAGTCATCAGCTTGGATTCTTACCTTCACACCCCCATGTATATCTTCCTTGCCAATCTATCCTTTGCTgatatttcttccatttccacCTCAGTTCCGAAAATGCTGATGAATATTCAGACCAAAAGTCAGTCCATCTCCTATGAGAGCTGCATCACACAGATGTACTTTGCTCTTATGTCTGTCACCATTGACAATTTCCTCTTGGGGGCCATGGCATATGACCATTTTGTAGCTATCTGCCACCCTCTGAACTATATGACCATCATGCAAAAAAAGCTCTGCATTTTGCTCACAGTCATCCCATGGGTCCTCAGTAATATTGTTGCCCTGACACACACTCTTCTGCTCCTTCGACTGGTCTTCTGTGACAGCAATACTCTTCCACACTTCTTCTGTGACTTGGCCCTTCTGCTCAAACTGTCCTGCTCAGACACAATGATAAATGAGCTTGTGTTGTTCATTGTGGGTTTGTCAGTCATCACTTTCCCCTTTGCCATCATCTTCTTCTCCTACATCTGCATTGTCAGAGCTGTTCTGAGGATCTCATCCACAGAGGGAAAGTggaaagccttctccacctgtggctcTCACCTGACAGTTGTATTGCTCTTCTATGGGACCATTGTAGGAGTCTACTTTTTCCCTTCATCCACTCACCATGATGACAGAGATAAGATTGGTGCAGTACTATTCACTGTGGTGACACCCATGGTGAACCCCTTCATCTATAGCCTGAGGAACAAGGACATGAAAGGTGCCCTGAGAAAGCTCATCAGTAGGAAAAGCTTCCTCCCTTTGATGCCCTGA